Proteins from one Anastrepha obliqua isolate idAnaObli1 chromosome 2, idAnaObli1_1.0, whole genome shotgun sequence genomic window:
- the LOC129239175 gene encoding cap-specific mRNA (nucleoside-2'-O-)-methyltransferase 1: MEREENICEENVEPMAKKIKTEWVKSYSDKALLMMTKMGYEKNKGLGKQNQGRLEPIVAVQQDGRKGLGLKADECQLPLESVDISSEVINLPEKFAWITNSSREDWEFDKFNNCIVTGPRKQTIEDECLYCDPDILKNILDAKSEFDKLNDNELRRARARSNPFETIRSSIFLNRAAVKMANIDSMCDYMFTNPRDKNGSSLLHGNELLYFADICAGPGGFSEYVLYRKSWEAKGFGFTLRGPNDFKLDKFFAGSPESFDTFYGIRKDGNIFFKDNQDSFAEYVLKHCKSGVHFVMADGGFSVEGQENIQELLSKQLYLCQCLMALKILRVNGSFLCKMFDLFTPFSVGLVYLMYKCFEQISILKPNSSRPANSERYLVCKWKKSDTDSVCKYLDHVNDIFNAADEDVLEIVSRENIMADKTFLDYIVKSNNEIGQNQIVGLRKIAVYCRNIQLRETKQSEIRKRCLELWGLPDKLRQAPESKSSEKLLEEILGDWNDKLLFNFTPTELYTAVQLQNNINSIYDWYFVPIGRGETNINACCMFLCKSKGCLLRYTDSKKWEPVEYIFEVSPRSIFYGEIVYEYTGEGRTQTRVCALHIIDAIMIGGIDIRRLKLSERSRLCQKYALSLNKPYKEGNSGPIRSKCLYKLKEFPNFFNNMSSHVLKDNSTRLGLSLSSENKFFVPGGILLLCEICHNFFSTISNSTQKLYYFDKQTKTSYYKDCMPIDIQNALYASFRNTFQRRLLWKWTNLMQVEEKIKHREKNLLYREDFKTFICNKEKI, translated from the exons ATGGAAAGAGAAGAGAATATTTGCGAAGAAAATGTGGAGCCAATGGCGAAAAAGATTAAAACAGAATGGGTTAAAAGTTATTCCGACAAGGCACTACTCATGATGACAAAAATGGGATACGAAAAGAACAAAGGTCTGGGAAAACAGAATCAAGGTCGGCTTGAACCTATTGTTGCTGTACAACAGGATGGAAGAAAGGGGCTGGGGTTAAAAGCAGATGAATGTCAATTACCTTTGGAATCTGTGGATATTTCCAGCGAAGTAATTAACTTACCTGAAAAATTTGCTTGGATTACTAATAGTTCACGGGAAGATTGGGAATTCGATAAATTCAATAATTGTATTGTCACAGGCCCTCGCAAACAAACGATTGAAGACGAATGCTTATATTGTGATCcagacattttaaaaaatattttagacgcTAAATCGGAATTTGACAAATTAAATGATAATGAGTTAAGACGAGCAAGAGCCCGTTCTAATCCCTTTGAAACAATTCGCAGctcgatatttttgaatagagcCGCTGTTAAAATGGCTAACATCGACTCCATGTGTGATTACATGTTCACCAATCCTAGAGATAAGAATGGATCTTCGTTATTACATGGCAACGAACTTTTGTATTTTGCTGATATATGCGCAG GTCCTGGTGGATTTTCAGAATATGTTCTTTACAGGAAATCGTGGGAAGCAAAAGGATTTGGATTCACTTTACGGGGTCCTAACGATTTCAAGCTAGATAAATTTTTTGCAGGGTCGCCAGAGTCCTTCGACACTTTTTATGGGATAAGAAAAGatggaaatattttctttaaagacAACCAAGATTCCTTCGCAGAATACGTCTTAAAACATTGTAAAAGTGGTGTTCATTTTGTAATGGCGGATGGTGGTTTTTCAGTCGAAGGTCAAGAAAACATTCAAGAATTACTTTCCAAGCAACTATACCTATGCCAATGTCTAATGGCATTGAAAATACTTCGAGTCAATGGCAGTTTTCTGTGCAAGATGTTTGATTTATTCACTCCATTTAGTGTAGGGCTTGTATATTTAATGTATAAATGTTTTGAACAGATATCTATACTGAAACCAAATAGCAGTAGACCAGCAAATTCGGAGAGGTACTTAGTTTGTAAGTGGAAAAAATCTGATACAGATTccgtttgtaaatatttagatCACGTGAATGATATTTTTAATGCGGCTGACGAAGATGTTTTAGAGATTGTTAGCCGAGAGAACATTATGGCTGACAAAACTTTTCTAGATTATATTGTTAAAAGCAATAATGAAATTGGACAAAACCAAATTGTTGGGTTAAGGAAAATAGCAGTATATTGCAGAAATATACAACTGAGAGAAACAAAACAATCTGAAATCCGTAAACGATGTCTTGAGCTGTGGGGTCTTCCAGATAAACTTAGACAAGCCCCAGAATCCAAGTCTTCCGAAAAACTCCTCGAGGAGATTCTAGGAGATTGGAACGataagcttttatttaattttacacctACAGAATTGTATACCGCAGTACAGTTACAAAACAACATTAATAGCATTTATGATTGGTATTTCGTCCCAATTGGTAGAGGTGAAACTAATATTAACGcttgttgtatgtttttatgtaaGTCTAAAGGGTGTTTACTTCGTTATACTGATAGCAAAAAATGGGAACCAgtagaatatatttttgaagtatCTCCGAGGTCTATTTTTTATGGTGAAATTGTGTATGAATACACTGGCGAAGGTCGGACGCAAACACGAGTATGTGCTTTGCACATTATAGATGCTATTATGATTGGTGGAATAGATATAAGACGCCTAAAGCTCTCTGAACGATCTCGTTTATGTCAAAAATATGCTCTCAGCCTTAATAAACCATACAAAGAAGGGAATTCGGGTCCCATTCGAAGCAaatgtttatataaattaaaagagTTTCCTAATTTCTTTAACAATATGAGTTCACATGTACTGAAGGATAATTCAACGCGACTTGGATTATCTTTGTCAtcggaaaacaaattttttgttccaggGGGCATTTTACTATTATGTGAGATTTGTCACAACTTCTTTTCAACTATATCAAACTCAAcacaaaaactgtattattttgataagcaaacaaaaacatcTTATTATAAAGATTGCATGCCAATTGATATACAAAATGCTTTATACGCTTCATTTAGAAATACTTTTCAAAGACGATTATTATGGAAATGGACTAATTTGATGCaagttgaagaaaaaattaagcatCGGGAGAAAAATTTACTCTATCGAgaagattttaaaacatttatatgtaataaagaaaaaatatga